Proteins co-encoded in one Gopherus evgoodei ecotype Sinaloan lineage chromosome 4, rGopEvg1_v1.p, whole genome shotgun sequence genomic window:
- the LOC115650740 gene encoding cytochrome b561 domain-containing protein 1 isoform X1 has product MQAGPPESRVSRWLRRGTGLLAHLVALGLTLFLLLLSRPGTSEWGLFSWHPVFMSIAFCLCLPEAILLFSPENSPFCLCSRQVKVWLHWTAQTLVVVAAALGLAFIISSKNRSELPHLVSWHSLLGVLTLAATCGQALCGLSLRFPQLLRISSVARLRLYHVTCGLVVCLLATFTVVLGICSDWFQAQIKGIAWYFCLALPFYPALVIMNQTTGVHLPKKRVRV; this is encoded by the exons ATGCAGGCTGGGCCCCCGGAGTCCCGCGTCTCCCGCTGGCTGCGGCGGGGCACCGGCCTCTTGGCGCACCTGGTGGCGCTGGGTCTCaccctcttcctgctgctgctctcccggCCCGGCaccagtgagtggg GTCTGTTTTCTTGGCACCCTGTCTTCATGTCTATAGCG ttctgcctctgcctccctgaAGCCATCCTGCTCTTCTCGCCCGAGAACTCGCCCTTCTGCCTCTGCTCCCGCCAGGTGAAAGTGTGGCTGCACTGGACCGCGCAGACGCTAGTGGTTGTGGCTGCCGCACTGGGCCTGGCCTTCATCATCTCCAGCAAGAATCGGAGCGAGCTCCCGCACTTGGTTTCCTGGCACAGCCTCCTAGGCGTCCTGACTCTGGCTGCCACCTGCGGGCAGGCTCTGTGTGGGCTTAGCCTGCGCTTCCCCCAGCTGCTGAGGATCTCTTCTGTGGCACGGCTGAGGCTGTACCATGTCACATGTGGCCTGGTTGTGTGTCTGCTGGCCACCTTCACTGTAGTCCTCGGGATTTGCTCTGACTGGTTCCAGGCACAGATCAAAGGAATAGCTTGGTATTTCTGCCTGGCACTGCCCTTCTACCCTGCCCTGGTGATCATGAACCAGACCACGGGCGTTCATCTACCGAAGAAAAGGGTGCGTGTCTGA
- the LOC115650740 gene encoding cytochrome b561 domain-containing protein 1 isoform X2: MQAGPPESRVSRWLRRGTGLLAHLVALGLTLFLLLLSRPGTSLFSWHPVFMSIAFCLCLPEAILLFSPENSPFCLCSRQVKVWLHWTAQTLVVVAAALGLAFIISSKNRSELPHLVSWHSLLGVLTLAATCGQALCGLSLRFPQLLRISSVARLRLYHVTCGLVVCLLATFTVVLGICSDWFQAQIKGIAWYFCLALPFYPALVIMNQTTGVHLPKKRVRV; this comes from the exons ATGCAGGCTGGGCCCCCGGAGTCCCGCGTCTCCCGCTGGCTGCGGCGGGGCACCGGCCTCTTGGCGCACCTGGTGGCGCTGGGTCTCaccctcttcctgctgctgctctcccggCCCGGCacca GTCTGTTTTCTTGGCACCCTGTCTTCATGTCTATAGCG ttctgcctctgcctccctgaAGCCATCCTGCTCTTCTCGCCCGAGAACTCGCCCTTCTGCCTCTGCTCCCGCCAGGTGAAAGTGTGGCTGCACTGGACCGCGCAGACGCTAGTGGTTGTGGCTGCCGCACTGGGCCTGGCCTTCATCATCTCCAGCAAGAATCGGAGCGAGCTCCCGCACTTGGTTTCCTGGCACAGCCTCCTAGGCGTCCTGACTCTGGCTGCCACCTGCGGGCAGGCTCTGTGTGGGCTTAGCCTGCGCTTCCCCCAGCTGCTGAGGATCTCTTCTGTGGCACGGCTGAGGCTGTACCATGTCACATGTGGCCTGGTTGTGTGTCTGCTGGCCACCTTCACTGTAGTCCTCGGGATTTGCTCTGACTGGTTCCAGGCACAGATCAAAGGAATAGCTTGGTATTTCTGCCTGGCACTGCCCTTCTACCCTGCCCTGGTGATCATGAACCAGACCACGGGCGTTCATCTACCGAAGAAAAGGGTGCGTGTCTGA
- the LOC115650740 gene encoding cytochrome b561 domain-containing protein 1 isoform X3: MLDCPHQAPQPGERNGLFSWHPVFMSIAFCLCLPEAILLFSPENSPFCLCSRQVKVWLHWTAQTLVVVAAALGLAFIISSKNRSELPHLVSWHSLLGVLTLAATCGQALCGLSLRFPQLLRISSVARLRLYHVTCGLVVCLLATFTVVLGICSDWFQAQIKGIAWYFCLALPFYPALVIMNQTTGVHLPKKRVRV; this comes from the exons ATGCTTGATTGTCCCCATCAGGCTccacagccaggggagaggaaTG GTCTGTTTTCTTGGCACCCTGTCTTCATGTCTATAGCG ttctgcctctgcctccctgaAGCCATCCTGCTCTTCTCGCCCGAGAACTCGCCCTTCTGCCTCTGCTCCCGCCAGGTGAAAGTGTGGCTGCACTGGACCGCGCAGACGCTAGTGGTTGTGGCTGCCGCACTGGGCCTGGCCTTCATCATCTCCAGCAAGAATCGGAGCGAGCTCCCGCACTTGGTTTCCTGGCACAGCCTCCTAGGCGTCCTGACTCTGGCTGCCACCTGCGGGCAGGCTCTGTGTGGGCTTAGCCTGCGCTTCCCCCAGCTGCTGAGGATCTCTTCTGTGGCACGGCTGAGGCTGTACCATGTCACATGTGGCCTGGTTGTGTGTCTGCTGGCCACCTTCACTGTAGTCCTCGGGATTTGCTCTGACTGGTTCCAGGCACAGATCAAAGGAATAGCTTGGTATTTCTGCCTGGCACTGCCCTTCTACCCTGCCCTGGTGATCATGAACCAGACCACGGGCGTTCATCTACCGAAGAAAAGGGTGCGTGTCTGA